The following proteins come from a genomic window of Heyndrickxia acidicola:
- a CDS encoding long-chain-fatty-acid--CoA ligase — MGLTISHLFEQTVLKYPDREALVDCRNSKRWTYKAFQEDIHKTANAFLRRGIQKGDKVSTILYNTSELAIILFACAKIGAVFNPINFRLKSAEIAYIFKDAQPKIVIFEKAAAEQVAEARKQYECGAEFWSIDNELTDYAYCYSEILSSEHTNLEDINIKEDDVYAIMYTSGTTGRPKGVMHRHFEMVEQALICSSILKLGPLDRGLVCAPMFHCAELHCSFLPRILVGACNIILHEFQAHQVLQTIEKEKITTFFSAPTMWNMLLQEDFLSYNLFSLRIGLYGAAPMAPVLVNKVKDAFEIELVQAYGQTEMGPAVSFLLDHEQLIKAGSAGRACYGHDIRVVRKGENNPSEPEDILPPFSIGEILTKGPCMMAGYYQLKEATERAMYKGWYHTGDLGYMDDEGYLYISDRADDMIISGGENIYPREVEDILFEHEGILEAAVFGLPHEHWGEQVAAAIVKKKPLTEQDIEQFCKESPKLADYKRPRRYFFLKELPKNASGKVQKFILREQFK; from the coding sequence ATGGGACTTACGATTTCTCATTTATTCGAACAAACTGTTTTAAAATACCCTGACAGGGAAGCATTGGTGGACTGCAGAAACAGCAAAAGATGGACTTATAAGGCATTCCAGGAAGATATTCATAAAACAGCAAACGCTTTTCTACGAAGGGGAATTCAAAAAGGGGACAAGGTTTCAACAATCCTTTACAATACAAGCGAATTAGCCATCATCCTATTTGCCTGCGCAAAAATAGGAGCAGTATTTAATCCTATAAATTTTAGGCTGAAATCAGCAGAAATTGCTTATATATTTAAGGATGCTCAGCCTAAAATAGTAATTTTTGAAAAAGCGGCGGCTGAGCAGGTGGCTGAAGCACGCAAGCAGTATGAATGCGGTGCAGAGTTTTGGTCAATTGATAATGAGTTGACAGATTATGCTTATTGCTACTCAGAAATCCTATCCTCAGAACATACTAACTTAGAAGACATAAACATAAAAGAAGATGATGTCTATGCCATCATGTATACTAGCGGTACCACAGGCCGCCCTAAGGGAGTGATGCACAGACATTTTGAGATGGTAGAGCAGGCACTGATTTGTTCAAGCATACTAAAATTGGGTCCGCTCGATCGCGGCCTCGTTTGCGCCCCCATGTTTCACTGTGCTGAACTACATTGCAGTTTTCTTCCTAGAATTCTTGTAGGTGCATGCAATATTATCCTCCATGAATTTCAAGCCCATCAGGTCCTTCAAACAATTGAAAAAGAAAAAATAACAACTTTTTTCTCGGCCCCTACAATGTGGAATATGCTTCTTCAGGAAGATTTCCTCTCATATAACCTCTTCTCACTGCGTATAGGCCTGTATGGAGCTGCTCCTATGGCACCAGTTTTAGTCAATAAAGTAAAGGATGCATTTGAAATAGAGCTGGTTCAAGCTTATGGCCAAACAGAAATGGGTCCAGCCGTGTCTTTTTTATTGGACCATGAGCAGCTGATAAAAGCAGGATCAGCAGGCCGAGCATGCTATGGACATGATATTCGGGTAGTAAGAAAAGGAGAAAACAATCCTTCAGAGCCTGAAGATATTCTGCCACCATTTTCGATAGGGGAAATTTTGACGAAAGGCCCTTGTATGATGGCAGGGTATTATCAATTGAAGGAAGCAACAGAACGAGCTATGTATAAAGGGTGGTATCACACAGGTGATTTAGGCTACATGGATGATGAGGGGTATCTTTATATTTCAGATAGAGCAGATGACATGATAATAAGCGGAGGAGAAAACATTTATCCGCGAGAAGTCGAAGATATTCTTTTTGAACACGAAGGAATATTAGAGGCTGCAGTTTTTGGATTGCCTCATGAGCACTGGGGAGAGCAGGTGGCGGCAGCAATTGTTAAGAAAAAGCCCCTTACCGAACAGGATATAGAGCAATTTTGCAAAGAAAGTCCGAAGCTGGCAGACTACAAAAGGCCAAGACGCTATTTCTTTCTGAAAGAATTGCCAAAAAATGCAAGTGGCAAAGTGCAAAAGTTTATTCTCCGCGAGCAATTTAAATAA